The genomic stretch GCAGAAGATCTAATAACAATAGCATCTAAAGTATTGGCAGATTTTAGGTATAATGTACCAACGTTTTGATTTTTTACATCTATAATTTTAGAATATGACTCGAAACCAATAAAAGAAACTACTAACTTTAACTTAGAATCGCCTGTATTAGAAACAATTTTAAAATCTCCTTTGGCATCTGTAATTGTATAAGAAACAATGCTGCTATCTTTTAACCTTTCTACATGTACGGTTGCAGATTCTAACATTTCTTTATCTTCTGCAGATTTTATGATTCCGCTAATTGTAAAGTCTTTTTTTTGCGAATAGGTTAAAGATGTCGCTAAAAAAGCAATTAAAAGTAATATTTTTTTCATTTGAGTTTGTTAGTATTATTTTGCAAATATTTAACTAATAAGTAGAAGTTTTTGCCATTTAACAGAACTTTATGAATACTTTAAGGAACTTTAACGGCTTTAATTTCTGATGAGTTACTAATAGAAATTTTAAATGATCTTATTTAAAATGTACTTTTGTTAAACTAATAAAAAGAAGATTTTAAATGGATTTATCTGCAAGTGCTTGGGACAATAGATATATTAATAATGATATTGGTTGGGATTTAGGTATTGTTTCTCCTCCTTTAAAAGCATATTTTGATCAATTAAAGAATAAAGAACTTAAAATTTTAATACCGGGTGGAGGCAATTCTTACGAAGCAGAATATCTTTTTAAACAAGGTTTTAAAAATGTCTATGTAGTTGATTTATCTAAAACAGCTTTAAATAATTTACATAATAGAATACCAGAATTGCCGAATAATCAATTGATAAATTCAGATTTTTTTGATGTAAATGATACTTTTGATTTAATTTTAGAACAAACTTTCTTTTGTGCTATTGCACCAAATTTAAGAGAGAAATATGCGGTTAAAATGAAGGAATTACTAAAACCAAATGGTAAATTAGTTGGTGTTATGTTTAATGTTCCGTTAAATGAAAATAGACCTCCTTTTGGTGGAAACTTAGAAGAGTATTTAAAACTTTTTTCTTCTCATTTCAAAATAGACATTTTAGAAAAGTGTTATAATTCATATAAAAATAGGCAAGGTAGAGAGTTATTTGTAAAATTGTTGAAGGATTAACTTTGCTATTTTTATTTATTCTAAATAAATACTTATATTTGCAGTATAATTATTTAGATTATGATTGTTTTTTACACAAATACTGCACCAACAATTCAGTTAAAGCAAGAAGTTGCTTGTAATTCTGTTTGTTCTTCTAGTTGTATTAAGCCAAAAAATAAATGCTGTAATAAATATAAAAAGAAGGGAATCAATTGTAAAAGATGCCCTCATGTTTTATTAGCGAAAGCCTCTTAATTATTTAATTTCTTTAACGCTAAAGGTAAAATTCTTTGTATAAATTTTGTGTATGCTAGTTTTGAAAGATGTAAATTATCTGATGCTACCAAATTAGGATTTGTTAAACCTTCACGAGAAATATCAGTTATATTTACATAAGTAATATCATTTTTAGTACAATATTCTTCTATAAACTTGTTGTAATTGTCTATTTGCTTTGAAATATAAGTATTATTTTTAAATAATGGTGTAAAAGAATAATCGGGTATAGAAATAACAATCAACTTATTCTTTTCGTCACCAATAGCTTTTATAGCAGTATCAACTAATAATGGAAATTCTTCTTGGAAGACAGCCATATTACTAAATCTATATTGATTATTTACGCCTATTAATAAAGTCGTTAAATTATAATCATTAGAAATATTTTGAGAATTGATTGCATTAATTAAGTCTGTAGTTGTCCAACCAGTTCTGGCAATAATTTTAAGATCAATTGTAGATCCTTCGGGATATTTTTTTAGCAAACTATCTTTTAATTGAGACGGATATCTACAAGTCTCGCAAACGCTTTGGCCAATTGTATAACTGTCACCTAAAGATAATATTTTGAAGCTTTTTGTATTTGAATTGTTTATTGAAGTCGAATCTAATTCTGCATCAATAACAACTACTTCGTCTTTAATTTCATCAATTTCTTCAATTGTTTCTATTTGATCATTCATACTTCCGCATGAAACAAGAAACAGACAAAAACAAATAAAAATACTTAGAATAGGCTTTTTCATCTTGCTTTTGTCTGAATATTAATGTAAACCTTACAATTTGAGTGGGTTATTTAAATGCATTAAAGCCAGTAATATCTAAACCTGTTATAAGTAAATGAATGTCGTGTGTACCTTCATAAGTAACAACACTTTCTAAATTCATCATATGACGCATGATAGAATATTCTCCAGAAATTCCCATTCCACCTAACATTTGTCTTGCTTCTCTGGCTACTTTTAATGCCATATCTACATTATTACGTTTTGCCATTGATATTTGAGCAGAAGTAGCTTTATCTTGATTTTTTAAAGTTCCTAATCTCCAAGCCAACAATTGTGCTTTTGTAATTTCGGTAATCATTTCTGCTAACTTTTTTTGTTGTAATTGAAACTGACCAATTGGTTTGCCAAACTGAATTCTTTCTTTACAATAACGAAGCGCGGTATCATAACAATCCATCGCTGCACCAATTGCGCCCCAAGCAATACCATATCTTGCAGAATCTAAACAACCTAATGGTGCGCCCAAGCCAGATTTATTTGGTAATAAATTTTCTTTTGGCACTTTTACATTGTCAAAAATTAATTCTCCTGTAGATGATGCGCGTAAAGACCACTTGTTGTGTGTTTCTGGTGTAGAAAAACCTTCCATACCTCTTTCTACAATCAAACCATGTATTCTACCTTCTTCATTTTTAGCCCAAACAACTGCAACTTGTGCAAACGGAGCATTCGAAATCCACATTTTAGCGCCATTTAATAAATAATGATCGCCTTTATCTTTAAAATTGGTTTCCATTCCTGCCGGATTAGAACCGTGATTTGGCTCTGTTAAACCAAAACATCCCATCCATTCGCCAGAAGCTAATTTTGGTAAATATTTTTTTCTTTGCGTTTCATTTCCGTATTTAAAAATAGGATACATTACCAAAGAAGATTGTACAGAAGCTGTAGATCTTACTCCAGAATCACCGCGTTCTATTTCTTGCATAATCAACCCATAAGAAATTTGATCTAAACCTGCGCCACCGTATTCTTCTGGAATATAAGGACCAAAAGCACCAATTTCTGCCAAACCATTGATAATTTGCTTTGGGAACGCTGCTTTTTGAGCATAATCTTCTATGATAGGAGAAACATCTCTTTTAACCCATTCTCTTGCTGCATCTCTAACAAGTTTATGTTCTTCGGTTAATAAATCGTCTAGATTATAATAATCTGGTGCTTGAAATAAGTCGGGTTTCATATATTTATATGTTTTATTTTAAACAAATTTATAAATTATTGTTTAATTTTTAACAATAGTAATTAAAAAGTATTGCTAATTTAAGCTAAAAATACACAACTTTTTTTAAAGTTAGCCGTTATAAATTGTAAAAACTAGTTGTTTTCTATTAAGTTTGTATAGATGAAAAATACGTTAGGAAAGCAAGAGCGTTTAAAGAGTAAGAAGTTAATAGAAAAACTGTATTCAGAAGGTAGTTCTGTTAAAACTTTTCCTTTAAGATTAATTTATGTGCAAACAGAACATACGTCAGATTTTCCTTGTCAAGTAGGAGTTTCTGTAGCAAAAAGAAACTTTAAATTAGCTGTGCATAGAAATCGATTAAAAAGACTGTTAAGAGAAACGTATCGATTGCAAAAAGAGATTGTGTATAACAATTTAGATAAACCGTATGTTTTTATGATTTCGTATATTGGTAGAGATGAAATTAAATATGAAGAATTGTATTTAAAAATGGAAAAACTACTAACGTTATTTGTAAATAAAGTAAAAGAAAAGGAAGATGAAAAACTTTAAAATAAAAAAGAAAACTATAATTATAGCTCTAGTAGCTACTGTTTTTTTAACGTATTCGTTTAAATCGAAGTTTTTTGAAGTTGCAAAACAAATAGAAATCTACAATACTTTGTTTAAGGAATTAAACATGTACTATGTAGATGAGATTAATCCTGCAGAACTTACCAATAGAGCAATTAAAAACACATTAAAAGATTTAGATCCATACACAAATTTTTATAACGAACAAGATGTAGAAACAGCAAGAATTAGAAGAGCTGGTGAATATGGCGGTATCGGGGTTTCTGTATTTTACACAAAACAAGGTATAGAAATTAGCGAAGTTTATAAAGGATATTCTGCTGATAAAGCAGGTTTAAAAGCAGGTGATGTAATTATAGCTGTAGACAATCAATCTATTAAAAACATGAATAGAGAACAATTGTCTATGTTTTTAAAAGGAACACCAAATAGCAAGTTTTCTGTTGAGGTTGTTAGACAAAGTAAATCTTTTACTAAAGAAATTATTAGAGAAAAAGTAGTTGTTAATCCGGTTCCGTTTGCAGAAATGATTGATGCAGAAACCGGTTACATTACCTTAACTCGTTTTAATGATAAAGCTTCATCCGAAGTAAAAAAAGCATATAGAAAATTAAAAAAACAAGGAATGAAAAAACTTGTTTTCGATTTAAGATATAATCCTGGTGGATCGTTATTAGAATCTATCAGAATTTCTAATTTCTTTTTACCTAAAGGAAAAAAAATAGTGAGTACAAAAGCAAAAATTAAAAAATGGAGCAACACATATACTTCTAAAAATGATCCTTTAGATTTAGAAATTCCTATTGTAGTTTTAATTAACGAACGTTCTGCATCGGCATCAGAAATTGTTAGCGGTTCTTTACAAGATTATGATAGAGCTGTAATTATGGGTAAAAGATCCTTTGGTAAAGGTTTGGTGCAACGCTATAGAGAGTTAACTTACGGTACGCAATTAAAGCTTACTATTTCTAAATATTATACACCAAGTGGGCGATGTATACAGGAGTTAGATTATGAAAACAGAGATCTTGAAACGGGTAAAATACCTAAGTTTTCTGATAAAGGAATTAATGCTTTTAAAACTGCAAACGGAAGAACTGTTTATGATGGTGGTGGTGTAATGCCAGATGTAGAAATTAAAACTTCTAAAAAGAATGAAACAACAGATGCATTAATTAAATCTAGAGCTATTTTTAACTTTGCTACAGATTATTATTACAATAATTTAACATCTAAAAGTTTAGAAGATTTTAAATTTAGCAATAAAGAGTTTAATCGTTTTACAGAGTTTTTAAAGGTAGATACAACATTTACAACAGTGCAAGAATCGTTGTTTAAAAAAGCATTTTTAGCTTCAAAAGAAAATAATGTTTCTTCGGAATATAGCAAGATAAAAGAAAAATTAGCAGACGATAAAATTAAAGAAATCTCTAAAAATAAAGATATTATTACAGCACTTTTAGAGGCAGAAATTCTAGAAAGATACTTTTATAAAGAAGGCGTTTACAAGTATAATTTAAAAAATGATGAAGCTATTTCGCAAGCAGTAGCTTTGTTAAACAACCCAACCCAATACACAGAAATACTATCAGGTAAATAGTTTTATATTTGTGAAGTAAATTAAGATATGTCAGAAATTAAAAAAATAACAAGAACAAGAGCGCAAGAGTCTACAAATGCAATTGAGAAATTATATATTTCTATGCGCCATTTATTTAGTAGAGGTTTTTATAAACCGATGGGTGTTTCAGGTGAAACATTACGTAAATCTTTATTGCTTTTAAGACCAGAAATTTATGGTTCTATAGCAGAAGAAAGAATAGAATTGAGTGGTTTAACTTATGTAATAGAAAGACTTCCTGAAGGAATTGAGGAATGTCAGTTTATAAATTTAACTGCAGACGAAGGATATAAGAATTCTCATTTTGAAGCAATAATTCCGCCAAAAAGAAGAAGAAATTGTTACAGAATTGATAAAGATCAAATGAATATTGAGATTACCCGAGGAAGATCTGAAATCTACGATATTTTAACGCATTTAACTTTTCTTTTTATTGAATCTCACAAAATTCAAGAAAGAGTTACCTTAAATGATGGTGAAGATTTTACCAGAGAATGGAAAAACTTAGAAGATATTGTTCTTCATCATAAAGAAATTACAGAGAAAGAAAGAGAAGTTACCATTGTACATTTAGGTAATATTTTAGGTAGAACTTTTGATGAGGTTTCTAATATTTATAATACTTTTTCAACAACAGAAAATCCAGATAGATTTTTTCAATTAATATATTGGTTAGGTAAGCTGGCAATAAATGAAGTTGTAGAAAATAATAAGAGAACAGTAACTTTTAGTTCTGTTTTAGTCGAAGAAATAGGACATCATATTTATGGTGAAATTTGGGCGAATGATATTAAGAAGGTTTTAAATGATAATAAACTTTTAGCAAGACCAATTCATATCATTAGTGCAAACATGCACAGTGTTTTAAACTCGGTGTATGCTAAAAATGCATTGCCAAAAGAAGCAGAAAAGTTACAAGGTTTTGAGTTGTATCAACTACTAAGTAATGCAGATAGTAAGCCGCTTCAGAAAAAAGTAAAAGATTTTGCAACGGCAAATGGTCTTATTTATTTAAAAGATACATCTGGTACAAATATTAATGTACAAATAATAGATACAGCAAAAATAGATTTTGATATTTTATCGTTTTCTAAATTAGAAAATGTAGAAGACAATGCAGTTATTGTGGTAATGGATTATGCTTTTGGTGAGCAGGCATTCGAAACTATGGATGAATTGTTAAAACCTTATACGTGTACTAAAGGTGTTAAAACACATTTAGATGTAAAGTCTGTTTCTATAATGGGTAAAGCCGGAATTCTAGAAGGCGGAAAAGGAGATATAATGATACCTTCTGCACATATTTTTGAGGGTACAGCAGATAATTATCCATTTAAAAACGAGTTAGCAAAAGAAGATTTAGAAGGCTTTGGTATCGAGGTTTTTGATGGTTCTATGATTTCTGTTTTAGGAACTTCATTACAAAATAAAGATTTACTAAAATTCTTTCATGATTCTACATGGAATGTTATCGGTTTAGAAATGGAAGGAGCGCATTACCAAAAAGCAATTCAATCTGCATCTAAAATTAGAGGAAATATTTCTGAAGATGTACAAGTAAGATACGCATATTATGCATCGGATAATCCTTTAGAAACAGGTGCAACTTTAGCCTCTGGAGGTTTAGGAATGACAGGTGTAACACCAACCTATGCAATTACTCAGAAGATTTTAGAACAAATTTTTAACAGTTAAACTGTTTTTTAATAAGTAAAAATGGCAACAAATCAACAACCAAATAACCAAGCCAATAATAACGAAGAAGAGGTAGATTTAGGATCTTTATTTGTTATCATTGGTAGAGGTTTTTCTAAGTTTTTCAACTTTATTGGAAACATTTTTAAAGGGATTTTTCATTTCTTTATTTTGATCTTAATTTTTTTAAGAAGTAATTTTTTAAAAATAGCAATAGCCGCAGTTATTGGTTTTACCGTAGGTTTATTTTTAGAAGTCAAAAAAGAAAATACATTTGGATCTACTTTACTTGTAGAACCAAATTTTGAAAGTGCTAGACAACTTTATAATAATGTGAATTTTTATAATGATTTAGTGAAGCAAAAAGATACTTCTAGAATTCAAAATATATTTCAAATTGATAAAAAATCTGCAGGGTCTTTAAAGAAATTTGAAATTGAACCGATTAAAAATAAAAGCGATATAATTAATTCTTATGATGATTTTATAAAATCTGTAGATACTACAACGGTAAAAAGCTACAAGTTTGAAGATTATAAAAATTCATTTGAAGAATTAGATTATAAACTTCATGAAATTACTGTTATAGCCACTAAAAATGATGTTTTTGATAAGTTAAGTAATGTTATCTTAGAATCTGTTACAGAAAATAAATACTTTAATAGAATTAAAGAGTTAACTAACGAGAATTTGAATAGAACAGATTCTTTACTTAGACAAAATCTAGGTCAAGTAGATTCTTTAAGAAGGGTTTATTTGCAGGTTATGGTAGAAGAAGCTAAAAAGCAATCTAACGGAACAAGCATAGATTTAGGCGGAGAGAAAAGAACAACCAAAGAGTTAGAGCTTTTTGAAACAAATAGGAAGTTAAATTCTGAATTAAGAAGCATTGTTGAAAATAAATCTAAAAAATATGAGGTTATAAATGTGATTTCAGATTTTCAACCGATTGGTTATGAAATTAAAGGTGTAACTAAAAATTTAGGTTTTCAGTTAGCAATTGTTTTATCGGTATTGGTAATTTTAATTTTATTAGTTCTCAAGCTAAATACTTATTTAAATACTTATAAAAAGTAACTATGAAATCTATTTTAGTTACTGGTGGTGCAGGGTTTATTGGTTCTAATTTTATTCCTTATTATTTAGAAAAGAATAGTGATTGTAAAATTATTAATCTAGATGTACTTTCATATGCCGGAGATTTAGAAAATTTAAAGGAAGTAGAAAATCATAAAAATTATACTTTTATTAAAGGTGATATTTGCGATAGAGATTTACTAAACAAGTTGTTTGATACATATAATTTTACAGAAGTAATTCATTTTGCAGCAGAATCTCATGTAGACAACTCTATTAAAAACCCTGATGCATTTGTAAGAACGAATGTTTTTGGAA from Polaribacter marinaquae encodes the following:
- a CDS encoding methyltransferase domain-containing protein, translating into MDLSASAWDNRYINNDIGWDLGIVSPPLKAYFDQLKNKELKILIPGGGNSYEAEYLFKQGFKNVYVVDLSKTALNNLHNRIPELPNNQLINSDFFDVNDTFDLILEQTFFCAIAPNLREKYAVKMKELLKPNGKLVGVMFNVPLNENRPPFGGNLEEYLKLFSSHFKIDILEKCYNSYKNRQGRELFVKLLKD
- a CDS encoding SGNH/GDSL hydrolase family protein — its product is MKKPILSIFICFCLFLVSCGSMNDQIETIEEIDEIKDEVVVIDAELDSTSINNSNTKSFKILSLGDSYTIGQSVCETCRYPSQLKDSLLKKYPEGSTIDLKIIARTGWTTTDLINAINSQNISNDYNLTTLLIGVNNQYRFSNMAVFQEEFPLLVDTAIKAIGDEKNKLIVISIPDYSFTPLFKNNTYISKQIDNYNKFIEEYCTKNDITYVNITDISREGLTNPNLVASDNLHLSKLAYTKFIQRILPLALKKLNN
- a CDS encoding acyl-CoA dehydrogenase family protein encodes the protein MKPDLFQAPDYYNLDDLLTEEHKLVRDAAREWVKRDVSPIIEDYAQKAAFPKQIINGLAEIGAFGPYIPEEYGGAGLDQISYGLIMQEIERGDSGVRSTASVQSSLVMYPIFKYGNETQRKKYLPKLASGEWMGCFGLTEPNHGSNPAGMETNFKDKGDHYLLNGAKMWISNAPFAQVAVVWAKNEEGRIHGLIVERGMEGFSTPETHNKWSLRASSTGELIFDNVKVPKENLLPNKSGLGAPLGCLDSARYGIAWGAIGAAMDCYDTALRYCKERIQFGKPIGQFQLQQKKLAEMITEITKAQLLAWRLGTLKNQDKATSAQISMAKRNNVDMALKVAREARQMLGGMGISGEYSIMRHMMNLESVVTYEGTHDIHLLITGLDITGFNAFK
- the rnpA gene encoding ribonuclease P protein component, whose amino-acid sequence is MKNTLGKQERLKSKKLIEKLYSEGSSVKTFPLRLIYVQTEHTSDFPCQVGVSVAKRNFKLAVHRNRLKRLLRETYRLQKEIVYNNLDKPYVFMISYIGRDEIKYEELYLKMEKLLTLFVNKVKEKEDEKL
- a CDS encoding S41 family peptidase; the encoded protein is MKNFKIKKKTIIIALVATVFLTYSFKSKFFEVAKQIEIYNTLFKELNMYYVDEINPAELTNRAIKNTLKDLDPYTNFYNEQDVETARIRRAGEYGGIGVSVFYTKQGIEISEVYKGYSADKAGLKAGDVIIAVDNQSIKNMNREQLSMFLKGTPNSKFSVEVVRQSKSFTKEIIREKVVVNPVPFAEMIDAETGYITLTRFNDKASSEVKKAYRKLKKQGMKKLVFDLRYNPGGSLLESIRISNFFLPKGKKIVSTKAKIKKWSNTYTSKNDPLDLEIPIVVLINERSASASEIVSGSLQDYDRAVIMGKRSFGKGLVQRYRELTYGTQLKLTISKYYTPSGRCIQELDYENRDLETGKIPKFSDKGINAFKTANGRTVYDGGGVMPDVEIKTSKKNETTDALIKSRAIFNFATDYYYNNLTSKSLEDFKFSNKEFNRFTEFLKVDTTFTTVQESLFKKAFLASKENNVSSEYSKIKEKLADDKIKEISKNKDIITALLEAEILERYFYKEGVYKYNLKNDEAISQAVALLNNPTQYTEILSGK
- a CDS encoding DUF6909 family protein, whose protein sequence is MSEIKKITRTRAQESTNAIEKLYISMRHLFSRGFYKPMGVSGETLRKSLLLLRPEIYGSIAEERIELSGLTYVIERLPEGIEECQFINLTADEGYKNSHFEAIIPPKRRRNCYRIDKDQMNIEITRGRSEIYDILTHLTFLFIESHKIQERVTLNDGEDFTREWKNLEDIVLHHKEITEKEREVTIVHLGNILGRTFDEVSNIYNTFSTTENPDRFFQLIYWLGKLAINEVVENNKRTVTFSSVLVEEIGHHIYGEIWANDIKKVLNDNKLLARPIHIISANMHSVLNSVYAKNALPKEAEKLQGFELYQLLSNADSKPLQKKVKDFATANGLIYLKDTSGTNINVQIIDTAKIDFDILSFSKLENVEDNAVIVVMDYAFGEQAFETMDELLKPYTCTKGVKTHLDVKSVSIMGKAGILEGGKGDIMIPSAHIFEGTADNYPFKNELAKEDLEGFGIEVFDGSMISVLGTSLQNKDLLKFFHDSTWNVIGLEMEGAHYQKAIQSASKIRGNISEDVQVRYAYYASDNPLETGATLASGGLGMTGVTPTYAITQKILEQIFNS